From Deferrisoma camini S3R1, the proteins below share one genomic window:
- a CDS encoding MaoC family dehydratase, producing the protein MIHLDAVGEVLGPFVHRYSWRDVVLYHLGIGARASDLEYVYEGVAGGLRVCPSFAVVPVLAPYMAVLRRLRVPVASILHGEQTIRLHGPLPPEGEFHTTARASAVYDKGKAALLIAESRTTDASGALLFETRAAVLCRGMGGWGGDPGPRPEPRTVPGDRPPDFEASEPTAENQAALYRLCGDTNPLHIDPAAARAAGFPRPILHGLCTFGFVCRAVVSRACGGNPTRLREMGVRFVAPVFPGQTITTRGWRVGPGTYHLGVSTESGEVLSNAYARVDEG; encoded by the coding sequence ATGATCCATCTGGACGCCGTGGGGGAGGTGCTCGGGCCCTTCGTGCACCGCTACTCCTGGCGCGACGTGGTCCTCTATCACCTCGGCATCGGGGCCCGGGCCTCCGATCTGGAGTATGTGTACGAGGGGGTGGCGGGGGGGCTCCGGGTGTGCCCGTCCTTTGCCGTGGTTCCGGTCCTGGCCCCCTACATGGCCGTGCTCCGGCGGCTTCGGGTGCCCGTGGCGAGCATCCTCCACGGGGAGCAGACGATCCGGCTCCACGGCCCCCTCCCGCCCGAGGGGGAGTTCCACACCACGGCCCGGGCGTCCGCCGTGTACGACAAGGGCAAGGCGGCGCTGCTGATCGCGGAGAGCCGCACCACCGACGCGTCGGGCGCCCTCCTGTTCGAGACCCGGGCCGCCGTGCTGTGCCGGGGCATGGGGGGATGGGGCGGGGACCCCGGGCCCCGACCGGAGCCTCGGACCGTCCCCGGCGACCGCCCCCCGGACTTCGAGGCGAGCGAGCCAACGGCCGAGAACCAGGCCGCCCTCTACCGCCTCTGCGGGGACACCAACCCCCTGCACATCGACCCGGCCGCGGCCCGGGCCGCCGGGTTTCCCCGGCCGATCCTCCACGGGCTGTGCACCTTCGGGTTCGTCTGCCGGGCCGTGGTGTCCCGGGCCTGCGGGGGAAATCCGACCCGCCTGCGGGAAATGGGGGTGCGATTCGTCGCGCCCGTGTTCCCGGGCCAGACCATCACCACCCGGGGCTGGCGGGTGGGGCCGGGCACCTACCACCTGGGGGTATCCACGGAGTCGGGGGAGGTGCTGAGCAACGCCTACGCCAGGGTGGACGAGGGGTGA
- a CDS encoding acyl-CoA dehydrogenase family protein produces MYQAEHRIFREAFRRFLDREVVPHIDRWEADGIVPREAWAKLGAAGFLCPWLPEEYGGSGADFLYSVVIAEELARAGAVGLMAPLHSDIVVPYLYHLGTEEQRRRWLPGWASGEIITAVAMSEPNAGSDLAALKTWARREGDEYVINGSKIFISNGINADLVVVACRTDRDAPPSRGISLICVEADAPGFKRGRKLEKMGLRSQDTAELVFDECRVPAGNLLGQENRGFHHMMAHLQQERLVCAVMAQAMAEAMLDMTVAYATERKAFGRPVAAFQHNAFKIVDMATEIKMGRAFLDQLVRRHLAGDDIVTDVSMAKAWIAEMANRVAYHCVQLHGGYGYMEEYPICRFYRDVRPFAIFAGTTEIMKLIVARNMGLLG; encoded by the coding sequence ATGTACCAGGCAGAGCATCGAATCTTCCGCGAGGCCTTCCGCCGGTTCCTGGACCGGGAGGTGGTTCCCCACATCGACCGGTGGGAGGCGGATGGGATCGTCCCCCGGGAGGCGTGGGCCAAGCTCGGCGCGGCCGGGTTCCTGTGCCCCTGGCTCCCCGAGGAGTACGGGGGCAGCGGGGCCGACTTCCTCTACTCGGTGGTCATCGCCGAGGAGCTGGCCCGGGCCGGCGCGGTGGGGCTCATGGCCCCGCTCCACAGCGACATCGTGGTCCCGTACCTCTACCACCTGGGCACCGAGGAGCAGAGGCGCCGGTGGCTGCCCGGGTGGGCCTCGGGCGAGATCATCACGGCCGTGGCCATGTCCGAGCCCAACGCGGGCTCCGACCTGGCCGCCCTCAAGACCTGGGCTCGCCGGGAGGGGGACGAGTACGTGATCAACGGCAGCAAGATCTTCATCTCCAACGGCATCAACGCCGACCTGGTGGTGGTGGCCTGCCGCACCGACCGGGACGCCCCGCCGTCCCGGGGGATCAGCCTGATCTGTGTGGAGGCCGACGCCCCGGGCTTCAAGCGGGGCCGGAAGCTCGAGAAGATGGGCCTTCGCTCCCAGGACACGGCCGAGCTGGTGTTCGACGAGTGCCGGGTGCCGGCGGGGAACCTGCTGGGCCAGGAGAACCGGGGGTTCCATCACATGATGGCCCACCTCCAGCAGGAGCGGCTCGTGTGCGCCGTGATGGCCCAGGCCATGGCCGAGGCCATGCTCGACATGACCGTGGCCTACGCCACCGAGCGCAAGGCCTTCGGCCGGCCCGTCGCGGCGTTCCAGCACAACGCGTTCAAGATCGTGGACATGGCCACCGAGATCAAGATGGGCCGGGCGTTCCTGGACCAGCTCGTCCGCCGGCACCTGGCCGGGGACGACATCGTGACCGACGTGTCCATGGCCAAGGCGTGGATCGCGGAGATGGCCAACCGGGTGGCGTACCACTGCGTGCAGCTCCACGGCGGGTACGGGTACATGGAGGAGTACCCGATCTGCCGGTTCTACCGCGACGTGCGGCCCTTTGCGATCTTCGCGGGCACCACCGAGATCATGAAGCTCATCGTGGCCCGAAACATGGGGCTCCTGGGTTGA
- a CDS encoding TetR/AcrR family transcriptional regulator, giving the protein MGTGSTAGDTFGQILEAAKELFYEKGYENATTREITDRAGITKAAMYYHFRNKQEILYTICLQAADELIGNMREAIAASRQEPGGDLRGQMRRILLSYANTYLKNKIFNKILLHDIEYLDEDKKRVILDKEKENVRQLRGFLEGLIERGALRPVNPTVMTFSLISTLHWLFFWYREGGPLTLEQVIDEIVDLFLFGSAAARPPAG; this is encoded by the coding sequence ATGGGAACGGGCAGCACGGCCGGGGACACCTTTGGTCAGATCCTGGAGGCGGCCAAGGAGCTCTTCTACGAGAAGGGCTACGAGAACGCGACCACCCGCGAGATCACGGATCGGGCCGGCATCACCAAGGCCGCCATGTACTACCACTTCAGGAACAAGCAGGAGATCCTGTACACCATCTGCCTCCAGGCGGCGGACGAGCTCATCGGGAACATGCGCGAGGCCATCGCGGCGAGCCGGCAGGAGCCGGGCGGAGACCTGCGCGGGCAGATGCGGCGGATCCTGCTGAGCTACGCCAACACCTACCTGAAGAACAAGATCTTCAACAAGATCCTGCTCCACGACATCGAGTACCTGGACGAAGACAAGAAGCGGGTGATCCTGGACAAGGAGAAGGAGAACGTCCGCCAACTCCGGGGCTTCCTGGAGGGCCTGATCGAGCGGGGCGCGCTCCGGCCCGTGAACCCCACCGTGATGACCTTCAGCCTGATCAGCACCCTCCACTGGCTGTTCTTCTGGTACCGGGAGGGCGGCCCCCTGACCCTGGAGCAGGTGATCGACGAGATCGTGGACCTGTTCCTGTTCGGAAGCGCGGCCGCCCGCCCACCGGCGGGGTGA
- a CDS encoding enoyl-CoA hydratase/isomerase family protein, with translation MSGKVRTEMRDGVAFLTLHRPEALNALDPEMARDLRTAAEAVGEDDAVRCVVLQGAGEHFMAGGDVGFFRRQIETAGSEAAVIPREVFRDAHGAILALRRMPKPVIASVRGAAAGYGVSLVAACDLALAAEGSVFTLAYCHIGASPDGGATYFLPRTVGFKRTMEMMLLGGRYDAHAALAMGLVNRVVPGEDLERETAALAARLASGPSEAYARGKALVNASFRHTLEEQLDAEEEAFLACAATPDFAEGVRAFCEKRPARFRG, from the coding sequence ATGAGCGGCAAGGTCCGGACCGAGATGCGAGACGGGGTGGCTTTTCTGACCCTCCACCGCCCCGAGGCCCTCAACGCGCTGGATCCCGAGATGGCCCGGGACCTCCGAACGGCCGCCGAGGCCGTGGGGGAGGATGACGCGGTGCGCTGCGTGGTGCTCCAGGGGGCGGGGGAGCACTTCATGGCGGGGGGCGACGTCGGCTTCTTCCGGCGGCAGATCGAGACCGCCGGATCGGAGGCGGCCGTGATCCCCCGCGAGGTGTTTCGCGACGCCCACGGCGCGATCCTGGCCCTGCGGCGGATGCCCAAGCCGGTGATCGCCAGCGTGCGGGGGGCCGCGGCCGGCTACGGGGTGAGCCTGGTGGCCGCGTGCGACCTGGCCCTCGCGGCCGAGGGCAGCGTGTTCACCCTGGCCTACTGCCACATTGGGGCGAGCCCCGACGGAGGGGCCACCTACTTCCTTCCCCGCACCGTGGGGTTCAAGCGCACCATGGAGATGATGCTCCTCGGCGGCCGCTACGATGCGCACGCTGCCCTTGCCATGGGCCTGGTCAACCGGGTCGTGCCCGGGGAGGACCTGGAGCGGGAGACCGCCGCCCTGGCCGCCCGGCTCGCATCGGGGCCGTCCGAGGCCTATGCCCGGGGCAAGGCCCTGGTGAACGCCTCGTTCCGGCACACCCTGGAGGAGCAGCTGGACGCGGAGGAGGAGGCGTTCCTGGCGTGCGCCGCCACCCCGGACTTTGCCGAGGGCGTCCGGGCCTTCTGCGAGAAACGCCCCGCGCGATTCCGCGGCTGA
- a CDS encoding malate/lactate/ureidoglycolate dehydrogenase, producing the protein MSGNREIRIPFGALQRLAEAVLCRAGSEPDEARVVAEHLVRANLAGHDSHGVGMIPYYVRFVGEGLLHPNTPARLLADEGPILRFEGGRGYGQRVAREAIAAGIERCRALGVSVVTLRHAHHVGRVGTYGEQAAEGGLVSLHWVNVQDHPPLMAPFRGGDARFGTNPVCVTIPRPGREGPILLDMATSRIALGKVRLLMNKGELVPEGHLVDEEGRPTQDPKVMFRQDRRGALLPVGEHKGYGLALVAELLAGVLSGGGTIQPAIPRKGAIVNNLFSVLIDPGRFGDPEWMQAEIDAMVAYAKASPPAQPAEPVLVAGEPERLAAAERQRHGIPVDAVTWEEILEAGERVGLGRGEALALAGLDSEKG; encoded by the coding sequence GTGTCCGGTAACCGTGAGATTCGCATACCGTTCGGTGCCCTCCAGCGGCTGGCGGAGGCCGTTCTGTGCCGGGCGGGAAGCGAGCCCGACGAGGCCCGGGTGGTGGCCGAGCATCTGGTCCGGGCCAACCTGGCCGGGCACGACAGCCACGGGGTGGGGATGATCCCCTACTACGTGAGGTTCGTGGGGGAGGGGCTGCTTCACCCCAACACCCCGGCCCGGCTGCTGGCGGACGAAGGGCCGATCCTGCGGTTCGAGGGGGGGCGCGGCTACGGTCAGCGGGTGGCCCGGGAGGCCATCGCCGCCGGGATCGAGCGCTGCCGCGCCCTCGGGGTGTCGGTGGTGACCCTTCGGCACGCCCACCACGTGGGACGGGTCGGCACCTATGGGGAGCAGGCGGCCGAGGGCGGGCTGGTCTCGCTCCACTGGGTCAACGTGCAGGACCATCCGCCCCTGATGGCTCCGTTCCGGGGAGGCGACGCCCGGTTCGGCACGAACCCGGTGTGCGTGACGATCCCCCGGCCGGGCCGGGAGGGCCCGATCCTCCTCGACATGGCCACGAGCCGCATCGCGCTGGGCAAGGTGCGGCTGCTCATGAACAAGGGGGAGCTCGTGCCCGAGGGGCACCTGGTCGACGAGGAAGGCCGGCCCACCCAGGATCCGAAGGTGATGTTCCGGCAGGATCGTCGAGGGGCGCTCCTCCCCGTGGGGGAGCACAAGGGCTATGGGCTCGCCCTGGTCGCCGAGCTCCTGGCCGGGGTGCTCTCGGGGGGCGGCACGATCCAGCCGGCCATCCCCCGGAAGGGGGCGATCGTAAACAACCTGTTCAGCGTTCTGATCGACCCGGGGCGGTTCGGCGACCCGGAGTGGATGCAGGCCGAGATCGACGCCATGGTGGCATACGCCAAGGCGTCGCCTCCGGCCCAGCCGGCCGAGCCGGTGCTCGTGGCCGGGGAGCCCGAGCGCCTGGCCGCGGCCGAGCGGCAGAGGCATGGAATTCCGGTGGATGCCGTTACCTGGGAGGAGATCCTCGAGGCCGGCGAGAGGGTGGGGCTCGGCCGGGGGGAGGCCTTGGCGTTGGCGGGGCTCGATTCGGAAAAGGGCTGA
- the nrfA gene encoding ammonia-forming cytochrome c nitrite reductase, giving the protein MKRLTLLCLGTAALGVPLVLLGFVVGEGDAAQEGKEPAPQIGRFEPRSSVWGKYYPRQYATFLGTRKSDRITDMLKKEPALVVLWAGYGFSKDYNAPRGHAYALEDNINTLRTGAPVDGNSGPMPTACWTCKSPDVPRLIAKIGEKDFFTGKWARHGGEIANPIGCADCHDSQTMALTVTRDYLKRALDAEGSLRFADAGKEEMRSLVCAQCHSEYYFKKTPWKDASGEDKIAGVVTFPWDKGLSAEAMEAYYDERGFVDWTHKLSRAPMLKAQHPGYETFVTGTHGRNGVTCADCHMPVKSEGGASFTSHQIGNPLDAMEDTCLNCHDSDPEELRAVVERKRERRDELSRLAMDILARAHLEAAKAWDLGATEEEMRPALQDIRHGQWRWDYAVAAHGAFFHAPEEVLRVLGSAIAKAQEARVKLRAILAKYGAGDYEAPDFSTKEKAQALIGLPYGKLVEEKKRFLKGLRQQWIEEAKEKGIFDPASREGIQDRMSYQ; this is encoded by the coding sequence ATGAAGCGCCTCACGCTGTTGTGTTTGGGCACCGCCGCCCTAGGGGTTCCCCTGGTCCTGCTCGGGTTCGTGGTGGGGGAGGGCGATGCCGCCCAGGAAGGGAAAGAGCCGGCGCCGCAGATCGGGAGATTCGAGCCGCGTAGCTCTGTGTGGGGCAAGTACTACCCCCGGCAGTACGCGACCTTCCTGGGCACCCGGAAGAGCGACCGTATCACCGACATGTTGAAGAAGGAGCCGGCGCTGGTGGTGTTGTGGGCCGGGTACGGCTTTTCCAAGGACTACAACGCCCCCAGGGGACACGCCTACGCGTTGGAAGACAACATCAACACCCTGCGCACCGGCGCGCCGGTGGACGGCAACTCCGGCCCCATGCCCACCGCGTGCTGGACCTGCAAGTCCCCCGACGTGCCGCGGCTGATCGCGAAGATCGGAGAGAAGGACTTTTTCACCGGCAAGTGGGCGCGCCACGGCGGCGAGATCGCCAACCCGATCGGGTGTGCGGACTGTCACGACAGCCAGACCATGGCCTTGACCGTGACCCGCGACTACCTGAAACGGGCCCTGGATGCCGAGGGCAGCCTCAGGTTCGCGGACGCGGGCAAGGAGGAGATGCGCTCCCTGGTCTGCGCCCAGTGCCACTCCGAGTACTACTTCAAGAAAACGCCGTGGAAGGACGCCAGCGGCGAGGACAAGATCGCCGGGGTGGTGACGTTCCCGTGGGACAAGGGCCTGTCGGCCGAGGCGATGGAGGCGTACTACGACGAGCGCGGATTCGTCGACTGGACCCACAAGCTCAGCAGGGCCCCGATGCTCAAGGCCCAGCACCCGGGCTACGAGACCTTCGTGACCGGGACCCACGGCCGGAACGGGGTCACGTGCGCCGATTGCCACATGCCCGTGAAGAGCGAGGGAGGTGCCAGCTTCACTTCCCACCAGATCGGCAATCCCCTCGACGCCATGGAAGACACCTGTTTGAACTGCCACGACTCGGACCCGGAGGAGCTCAGGGCGGTCGTCGAGAGGAAGAGGGAGCGCAGGGACGAGCTGTCCCGCCTCGCCATGGACATCCTCGCCCGGGCTCACCTGGAGGCGGCCAAGGCCTGGGATCTGGGGGCCACCGAGGAGGAGATGCGGCCGGCGCTGCAGGACATCCGTCACGGGCAGTGGCGTTGGGACTACGCCGTGGCCGCCCACGGGGCGTTCTTCCACGCCCCGGAGGAGGTGCTCCGGGTCCTGGGCAGCGCCATCGCCAAGGCCCAGGAGGCGCGGGTGAAGCTGCGGGCGATTCTCGCCAAGTATGGGGCTGGTGACTACGAGGCGCCCGACTTCTCGACCAAGGAGAAGGCCCAGGCGTTGATCGGGCTTCCCTACGGGAAGCTGGTCGAGGAAAAGAAGAGGTTTCTCAAGGGGTTGCGGCAGCAGTGGATTGAGGAGGCCAAGGAGAAGGGAATCTTTGACCCGGCATCCAGGGAAGGAATCCAGGACAGGATGTCGTACCAGTAG